A genomic segment from Paraburkholderia hayleyella encodes:
- a CDS encoding CysB family HTH-type transcriptional regulator, translating to MNLHQFRFVREAVRQNFNLTEAAKALFTSQPGVSKAIIELEDELGVEIFTRHGKRVRSLTEPGRIILASVEKILQEVESLKRVGKDFAAQDQGNLVIAATHTQARYALPAAIAEFKKRFPKVHLSILQGNPTQVAEMVLHDQADLAIATESLADYKDLVSLPCFQWRHIAVVQPEHPLLERKQLSLDDLAQYPLITYGNAFAGRSKIDEAFRLRGLTPDIVLEAIDADVIKTYVELGLGVGIMADLAFSAERDRQLRAMPVGHLFGSNVTRVALKQGAYLRSYVYTLVELLSPSLNRKLIEHALKGGQETYEL from the coding sequence ATGAATCTGCACCAGTTTCGCTTTGTGCGCGAGGCCGTCCGGCAAAACTTCAACCTCACCGAAGCCGCCAAGGCCTTGTTTACCAGCCAGCCCGGCGTATCGAAGGCGATCATCGAACTGGAAGATGAGCTTGGCGTCGAAATTTTCACGCGCCATGGCAAACGGGTGCGCTCGCTGACCGAGCCGGGCCGGATCATTCTGGCTTCGGTCGAAAAAATCCTGCAGGAAGTCGAGAGCCTCAAGCGCGTGGGCAAAGACTTCGCCGCGCAAGACCAGGGCAACCTGGTCATCGCGGCGACGCACACCCAGGCGCGCTATGCGTTACCTGCCGCCATCGCCGAATTCAAAAAACGTTTTCCGAAAGTGCATCTGTCGATCCTGCAAGGCAACCCGACCCAGGTCGCGGAAATGGTGCTTCATGACCAGGCTGATCTGGCCATCGCCACCGAATCCCTGGCGGATTACAAGGATCTGGTGTCGTTGCCCTGTTTCCAGTGGCGCCATATCGCGGTGGTGCAGCCAGAGCACCCGTTGCTGGAGCGCAAGCAGTTGTCGCTCGATGATCTGGCGCAATATCCCCTGATTACCTACGGCAATGCCTTCGCCGGACGCAGCAAGATCGACGAAGCCTTCCGCCTGCGCGGGCTCACGCCGGATATCGTGCTTGAAGCAATCGACGCTGACGTGATCAAAACCTATGTCGAACTCGGGCTCGGGGTCGGCATTATGGCTGATCTTGCGTTCAGCGCCGAACGCGATCGCCAGTTACGCGCGATGCCCGTCGGCCACCTGTTCGGCAGCAATGTCACGCGGGTCGCGCTCAAGCAGGGTGCCTACCTGCGCAGCTATGTGTATACGCTGGTCGAGCTGCTCTCGCCGAGCCTGAACCGCAAGCTGATCGAGCACGCGCTCAAGGGCGGACAAGAAACCTACGAGCTATGA
- a CDS encoding DUF2844 domain-containing protein: MKMIHVAATVAMLLPLAAHATLGAAPSEIPHSTSTLKQHPAAKQLSAAQAVAPNAAYSVRQSQTSEGVTIREYVLPDNIVFALTWNGPIRPDMTQLLGSYFPNFAQASQAAAPGLGPLVGGAGDLKIESFAHPGSASGRAYLPKLVPAGVNVYDLP, from the coding sequence ATGAAAATGATCCACGTCGCAGCAACCGTTGCGATGCTTCTCCCCCTTGCTGCTCATGCAACGCTAGGCGCAGCCCCTAGCGAAATTCCGCACTCAACGTCAACGCTCAAACAGCACCCGGCAGCCAAACAGCTCTCGGCGGCACAGGCCGTTGCCCCCAACGCGGCTTACTCCGTACGGCAATCGCAAACATCCGAGGGTGTCACCATCCGCGAATACGTCCTGCCTGACAACATCGTGTTTGCGCTCACCTGGAACGGCCCCATCCGGCCTGACATGACGCAGCTTCTGGGGAGCTATTTCCCCAATTTTGCCCAGGCAAGCCAAGCTGCAGCGCCCGGCCTCGGGCCGTTAGTCGGGGGTGCCGGCGACCTCAAGATCGAATCGTTCGCTCATCCAGGCAGTGCATCCGGCAGAGCTTACCTGCCCAAGCTCGTACCTGCCGGTGTCAATGTCTACGATCTGCCGTGA
- a CDS encoding phosphoadenylyl-sulfate reductase: MSAATLDTTLPAGLEAKVERLDALLDSIAARHARVKLASSLAAEDMLLTHAILSRGVRIGIFSLNTGRLHAETLGMFDRVRERYGYEIEQWHPQAAAVDEYVRLHGLNAFYESVDLRRQCCEIRKVEPLNRALAGVSAWVTGQRREQSVTRTELHEEEHDAARDIVKFNPLADWNEAQVWAYLKAFAVPVNPLHARGYPSIGCEPCTRAIRPGEDSRAGRWWWENRDTKECGLHVASALPAQGTAH; the protein is encoded by the coding sequence ATGAGCGCCGCGACCCTCGACACGACGTTGCCCGCCGGGCTCGAAGCGAAGGTCGAGCGGCTGGATGCGCTGCTCGATTCGATTGCCGCACGCCATGCCCGCGTGAAGCTCGCTAGCAGCCTCGCCGCCGAAGACATGCTGCTGACGCATGCGATCCTCTCGCGCGGCGTGCGCATCGGCATTTTTTCGCTCAATACCGGGCGTCTGCATGCCGAGACGCTCGGCATGTTCGATCGGGTACGCGAGCGCTATGGCTATGAGATTGAGCAGTGGCATCCGCAAGCCGCTGCCGTGGATGAATACGTGCGGCTTCATGGACTGAATGCGTTTTACGAAAGCGTCGACTTGCGGCGCCAGTGCTGCGAAATCCGCAAGGTCGAACCCCTGAACCGGGCGCTCGCCGGCGTCAGTGCCTGGGTGACCGGGCAGCGCCGCGAGCAGTCGGTGACGCGCACCGAGCTGCATGAAGAGGAGCACGACGCCGCACGCGATATCGTCAAGTTCAATCCGCTGGCCGATTGGAACGAGGCGCAAGTGTGGGCCTATCTGAAGGCCTTCGCGGTGCCGGTGAATCCGCTGCACGCGCGCGGCTATCCCAGCATTGGCTGCGAACCCTGCACCCGGGCGATTCGCCCCGGCGAAGACAGCCGCGCGGGACGCTGGTGGTGGGAAAACCGCGATACGAAGGAATGTGGTTTGCATGTCGCCAGTGCGCTGCCGGCACAAGGCACGGCTCATTGA
- the waaA gene encoding lipid IV(A) 3-deoxy-D-manno-octulosonic acid transferase gives MLRTLYRALWWLAAPAAVTRLLLRSRQERGYREHIAERFGCTAGRPLDDHAPLIWVHAVSVGETRAAQPLIEALLQARPDARVLLTHMTPGGRATGEQIFGERVLRSYLPYDVPHAVRRFLRAWRPTLGLVMETEVWPTLIEECQRRGVPLVLTNARMSARSFRRASRFGAATREVFGGFSRVLAQSPADAERLLALGARNVTVLGNLKFDMNTPAEQVAQGHAWRAAFGARPVWVAASTREGEEEQVLQAFAALNVARALLILVPRHPQRFAEVAALVARHRLRCERRSSWAVDGAVAGTAEKLDEDVQVWLGDSMGELGAYYAAADIAFIGGSLLPFGGQNLIEACAVGVPVLIGPHVFNFTQATADAVAAGAVLQVQDAAELARTLQTLFSDKPQRTAMGAAAAAFAARHRGATARTVEVLLTLLP, from the coding sequence ATGCTAAGAACCTTGTATCGCGCGCTCTGGTGGCTGGCGGCGCCAGCCGCGGTGACGCGCCTGCTGTTGCGCTCACGTCAGGAGCGGGGTTACCGCGAGCATATCGCCGAGCGTTTTGGCTGCACCGCGGGGCGGCCGCTCGATGACCATGCGCCGTTGATCTGGGTGCATGCCGTTTCGGTGGGCGAGACGCGGGCTGCCCAGCCGCTGATCGAGGCGCTGCTGCAAGCACGCCCTGACGCACGGGTGCTGCTGACCCACATGACCCCAGGCGGCCGGGCGACAGGCGAGCAGATTTTCGGCGAGCGCGTGCTACGCAGTTATCTGCCCTACGATGTGCCACACGCCGTGCGGCGTTTTTTACGCGCCTGGCGGCCCACGCTTGGGTTGGTCATGGAAACTGAAGTCTGGCCGACGCTCATCGAAGAATGCCAGCGTCGGGGTGTGCCACTCGTGCTGACCAATGCCCGTATGTCGGCGCGTTCATTCCGGCGTGCCTCGCGTTTTGGCGCGGCCACACGGGAAGTCTTTGGCGGCTTTTCCCGCGTGCTGGCGCAAAGCCCCGCCGATGCCGAGCGTCTGCTGGCGCTCGGGGCGCGCAATGTCACGGTGCTCGGCAATCTCAAGTTCGACATGAACACGCCCGCGGAACAGGTGGCGCAGGGTCATGCCTGGCGCGCGGCCTTTGGCGCGCGGCCCGTGTGGGTGGCGGCGAGCACCCGTGAAGGCGAGGAGGAACAGGTGCTGCAAGCGTTTGCGGCGCTGAATGTCGCGCGGGCGCTGCTGATTCTGGTGCCGCGTCATCCGCAACGTTTTGCCGAGGTGGCGGCATTGGTGGCGCGTCATCGGTTGCGTTGCGAACGCCGTTCGTCATGGGCGGTGGACGGCGCTGTCGCCGGGACGGCTGAGAAGCTGGATGAAGATGTCCAGGTCTGGCTTGGCGATTCGATGGGTGAGCTGGGCGCGTATTACGCGGCGGCGGATATTGCGTTTATCGGCGGCAGCCTGTTGCCGTTTGGCGGACAAAATCTGATCGAGGCCTGTGCCGTCGGCGTGCCGGTGCTGATTGGGCCCCATGTGTTTAATTTCACCCAGGCGACAGCGGATGCCGTGGCGGCGGGCGCGGTGCTTCAGGTGCAAGACGCGGCTGAACTGGCGCGTACCCTGCAGACGCTGTTCAGCGACAAGCCGCAACGTACCGCGATGGGTGCGGCGGCAGCGGCATTTGCCGCACGGCATCGGGGGGCGACGGCACGCACGGTTGAGGTGCTGCTGACCTTGCTGCCGTAA
- a CDS encoding DUF3443 family protein, whose protein sequence is MKTFTFNQALCCTVLAASTVLSACGGGGGGQDDKSWVAPPSVNKPSKPADKGTTGGGSGTTGGGSGTTGGGGGTTGGGGGTTGGGSGTTGGGGGTTGGGGGTTGGGSGTTGGGGGTTGGGGGTTGGGGGTTGGDSGTTGGGGGTTGGDSGTTGGGGGTTGGDSGAKVGSNTIPILVKEFSATSNNVNQPFVTVTICPPGSKDPAQCATIDRMVLDTGSIGVRVLNSAIPANLRAQFTALNASGTSSPLTECSTFGSGYIWGPIALADVLMGDKKAPAIPIQIGGDPNFPSLDVCAQRGGKNMGTPEALDANGLVGIGFSKVDTSVGYYSCPTATSCTPASVGPGTQVTHPVMAFDSDNNGTIIRLPDVPAEGAPTVTGELIFGIGTRTNNQMPASVSIVPVNTFGWTTVTYGGIARNGMFDSGTNSMMFYDGSIPISATNWYIPPKTLSLTALVTLNDGSQKSIPFSITSLDQVWTAKNHAYNNIGTRGSQHMWGLPFFFGRSVYSAVQGATVGTQAGPFTAF, encoded by the coding sequence ATGAAGACTTTTACTTTTAATCAAGCGCTTTGCTGCACTGTACTGGCAGCCAGTACAGTTCTGTCCGCCTGTGGCGGCGGTGGTGGTGGCCAGGATGACAAATCCTGGGTCGCGCCTCCTTCGGTTAACAAGCCCTCCAAACCTGCCGACAAAGGCACGACCGGTGGTGGCAGTGGCACAACGGGCGGCGGTAGCGGAACCACCGGTGGCGGTGGCGGCACAACGGGCGGCGGTGGCGGAACCACCGGCGGCGGCAGTGGCACAACGGGTGGCGGTGGCGGAACCACCGGCGGTGGTGGCGGCACAACGGGCGGCGGTAGCGGAACCACCGGCGGTGGTGGCGGCACAACGGGCGGCGGTGGCGGAACCACCGGCGGTGGCGGCGGCACAACGGGCGGCGATAGCGGAACCACCGGCGGTGGCGGCGGCACAACGGGCGGCGATAGCGGAACCACTGGCGGTGGCGGCGGCACAACGGGCGGCGATAGTGGAGCGAAAGTCGGCAGCAATACGATTCCGATCCTCGTCAAAGAGTTCTCCGCAACGAGCAACAACGTAAATCAGCCATTTGTGACCGTCACCATCTGTCCACCAGGCTCAAAAGATCCCGCCCAGTGCGCGACCATTGACCGCATGGTGCTCGATACCGGTTCAATCGGTGTCCGCGTGCTCAATAGCGCCATCCCGGCAAACTTGCGGGCGCAGTTTACCGCGCTCAATGCTTCAGGCACTTCATCACCACTTACTGAATGTTCGACGTTTGGTTCGGGGTACATATGGGGCCCGATAGCACTAGCCGATGTCCTCATGGGCGATAAAAAAGCCCCCGCCATTCCCATCCAGATTGGCGGCGATCCTAATTTCCCCTCCCTTGATGTCTGCGCACAACGCGGAGGCAAAAACATGGGTACCCCAGAAGCGCTTGATGCGAACGGGCTCGTCGGGATTGGTTTCAGCAAAGTCGACACGTCCGTTGGCTACTACAGTTGCCCAACGGCGACCTCCTGCACGCCGGCAAGCGTCGGCCCCGGCACTCAAGTCACTCACCCTGTGATGGCGTTCGACAGCGATAACAATGGCACTATCATCCGCTTGCCTGATGTACCTGCAGAAGGCGCCCCCACCGTCACGGGAGAACTCATATTCGGCATCGGGACACGCACGAACAATCAAATGCCCGCGAGTGTCTCGATCGTGCCGGTAAACACATTTGGATGGACTACGGTTACGTACGGCGGTATTGCCAGAAACGGCATGTTCGATAGCGGAACCAATTCGATGATGTTTTACGACGGCTCCATCCCTATCAGTGCCACGAACTGGTACATCCCTCCCAAAACACTAAGTCTCACGGCGCTGGTAACGCTCAATGACGGCAGCCAGAAATCCATACCGTTCTCAATAACGAGCCTGGATCAGGTCTGGACCGCCAAGAACCATGCGTACAACAATATTGGCACGCGAGGTTCACAGCACATGTGGGGCCTACCGTTCTTCTTCGGACGAAGCGTTTATAGCGCCGTGCAAGGCGCCACTGTCGGTACGCAAGCGGGGCCATTCACAGCGTTTTAA
- a CDS encoding rhodanese-like domain-containing protein yields the protein MQNLSAPALAAWLADASRAAPVLLDVREPWEIETAKITGSQTIPMRDIPARYAELDDDAPLVCICHHGARSAQVARFLEANGHAEVFNLEGGIHAWSQLVDPAVPTY from the coding sequence ATGCAAAACCTGTCCGCCCCCGCGCTGGCCGCCTGGCTTGCCGATGCGTCACGCGCGGCCCCCGTGCTGCTCGACGTCCGCGAGCCATGGGAAATCGAAACCGCCAAAATCACGGGTAGCCAGACGATTCCCATGCGCGATATTCCCGCGCGCTACGCCGAGCTCGATGACGATGCGCCACTCGTCTGCATCTGCCACCACGGTGCGCGCAGCGCCCAGGTTGCGCGCTTTCTCGAGGCCAATGGTCACGCTGAAGTCTTCAATCTCGAAGGCGGCATTCATGCGTGGTCCCAGCTTGTCGACCCTGCCGTTCCCACGTATTGA
- a CDS encoding DUF934 domain-containing protein, whose product MALIIKNRMIVDDGWSVVRPAEDGTLPAVAALPGGPLLLPLALWQAEREALSARPAAELGVWLSPDSEPAEIVADFAHIALIAVDFPVFRDGRGYSIARLLRERYGYQGELRAIGDVLRDQLGYLARCGFDAFAVRADKDLHDALKAFDEFTVQYQGAVDQPEPLFRRRAALAS is encoded by the coding sequence ATGGCTTTGATCATTAAAAACCGCATGATCGTGGACGATGGCTGGAGCGTCGTGCGCCCAGCCGAAGACGGCACCCTGCCTGCTGTTGCCGCGTTGCCTGGCGGGCCGCTTCTGCTGCCGCTGGCGTTATGGCAGGCCGAGCGCGAAGCATTGAGCGCCCGGCCTGCCGCGGAACTCGGCGTGTGGCTCAGCCCCGATAGCGAACCCGCTGAGATCGTGGCCGATTTCGCCCACATCGCGCTCATCGCCGTTGATTTTCCGGTGTTCCGCGATGGCCGCGGCTATAGCATTGCGCGTTTGTTGCGCGAGCGTTATGGCTATCAGGGCGAGCTGCGCGCGATCGGCGATGTGTTGCGCGATCAATTGGGCTATCTCGCGCGTTGCGGCTTCGATGCCTTTGCCGTGCGCGCCGACAAGGATTTACATGATGCGCTGAAAGCCTTCGACGAATTCACCGTGCAGTACCAGGGTGCGGTCGATCAACCTGAGCCGCTTTTTCGCCGCCGTGCGGCCCTTGCATCATGA
- a CDS encoding protein-L-isoaspartate O-methyltransferase family protein translates to MNIEQARFNMIEQQIRPWDVLDLDVLNLLSIVKRENFVPEAYRDLAFADFEIPLPCGQNMLHPRVEARVLQALAVKKHENVLEIGTGSGYMAALLAHRAQHVLSIEIEAELVAYARARLAANGVQNADVICGDGARGWDKDKAAPYDVICFSGSVPMLPSGLLEQLKPGGRLAVFVGTAPVLEAQIITRLGEQQFHTTDLFETMVTPLVNAEQPSRFKF, encoded by the coding sequence ATGAATATCGAGCAAGCGCGTTTCAACATGATCGAACAGCAAATCCGTCCATGGGATGTGCTCGACCTGGACGTGCTGAACCTGCTGTCCATCGTCAAACGTGAAAATTTCGTCCCTGAGGCTTACCGCGATCTGGCTTTTGCCGATTTCGAAATCCCCTTGCCGTGCGGCCAGAACATGCTGCACCCCCGGGTTGAAGCGCGCGTGTTGCAAGCACTCGCGGTCAAAAAACACGAAAACGTGCTGGAAATCGGCACGGGCTCGGGTTATATGGCGGCACTGCTGGCGCATCGGGCACAGCATGTGCTTTCGATCGAAATTGAAGCGGAACTGGTCGCCTACGCCCGCGCCCGGCTCGCGGCCAATGGCGTGCAAAACGCTGACGTCATTTGCGGCGACGGTGCCCGCGGCTGGGACAAGGACAAGGCGGCACCCTACGACGTGATCTGCTTCTCCGGCAGCGTGCCGATGCTGCCGTCCGGCCTGCTTGAACAGCTCAAACCCGGTGGGCGCCTGGCCGTGTTCGTGGGCACCGCCCCGGTGCTGGAAGCGCAAATCATCACGCGTCTCGGCGAACAGCAGTTCCACACCACGGATCTTTTCGAGACGATGGTCACGCCGCTCGTCAACGCGGAACAACCTTCGCGCTTCAAGTTCTGA
- a CDS encoding nitrite/sulfite reductase yields MYQYDQYDQTIVDERVAQYRDQVRRRLSGELDEEEFRPLRLQNGLYMQRHAYMHRIAIPYGNLRSDQLRMLAQIARDYDRGYGHFSTRSNIQYNWIRLEDTPDILAKLASVQMHGIQTSGNCIRNITADQFAGVAPDEIVDPRPWAEILRQWSTFHPEFAWLPRKFKVAVSGSREDRAAVQVHDLGVYLKKNAQGEIVASILAGGGLGRTPIVGAIIREDLPWQHLLSYCEAVLRVYNRYGRRDNIYKARIKILVKALSPEKFAQQVEAEWQHLKDGPATLTQAEVSRVARYFEPPQYAKLPDTDASFESHLLENRAFARWVERNVRPHRVPGYASVTLSLKSPTIAPGDATDSQMDAVADWADAYSLGEIRVSHEQNLILANVQKRDLFALWEKARAVGFAAPNIGLLTDIIACPGGDFCSLANAKSIPIALALQQRFSDLDYVHDLGDLSLNISGCINACGHHHVGNIGVLGVDKDGSEWYQVTLGGEQGSGAEGAQLGRVMGPSFSADEMPDVVSRVIDTFVAHRQDGERFIDTYNRIGMAPFKERVYAMRQPVHAAHA; encoded by the coding sequence ATGTACCAATACGACCAGTACGATCAGACCATCGTTGATGAACGCGTGGCGCAATACCGGGATCAGGTCCGGCGGCGGCTGTCGGGCGAGCTGGACGAAGAAGAATTTCGTCCGCTGCGCCTGCAAAACGGCCTGTACATGCAGCGGCACGCCTACATGCATCGCATCGCTATCCCCTATGGCAACCTGCGCTCGGACCAGTTACGCATGCTGGCGCAGATCGCCCGCGATTACGATCGCGGCTATGGCCACTTTTCCACTCGCTCGAACATCCAGTACAACTGGATCCGTCTCGAAGACACCCCTGATATCCTGGCTAAGCTCGCTTCGGTGCAAATGCACGGCATCCAGACTTCAGGCAACTGCATTCGCAACATCACCGCTGACCAGTTCGCCGGCGTTGCCCCCGATGAGATCGTCGATCCGCGGCCATGGGCTGAAATCTTGCGCCAGTGGTCGACGTTTCACCCCGAGTTCGCCTGGCTGCCACGCAAGTTCAAGGTGGCCGTATCGGGCTCGCGCGAGGACCGCGCCGCCGTGCAGGTACACGACCTGGGCGTGTACCTGAAGAAAAACGCGCAGGGCGAGATCGTGGCCAGCATTCTGGCCGGAGGGGGCCTCGGACGCACGCCGATCGTGGGCGCGATCATCCGTGAAGATTTACCCTGGCAGCATCTGCTGAGCTATTGCGAAGCCGTGTTGCGGGTCTATAACCGCTACGGCCGGCGCGACAACATTTACAAGGCACGGATCAAGATTCTGGTGAAGGCGCTTTCGCCTGAAAAATTCGCCCAGCAAGTCGAAGCGGAATGGCAGCACCTGAAAGACGGCCCCGCCACGCTTACGCAAGCCGAGGTGAGCCGCGTCGCGCGTTATTTCGAGCCGCCGCAGTACGCGAAGCTGCCGGATACCGATGCCTCCTTCGAAAGTCATTTGCTCGAAAACCGCGCGTTTGCCCGCTGGGTGGAGCGCAATGTCCGGCCGCACCGGGTGCCGGGTTATGCCTCGGTGACGCTGTCGCTGAAGTCCCCGACCATCGCGCCGGGAGATGCCACCGATAGCCAGATGGACGCCGTCGCGGATTGGGCCGATGCGTATTCGCTCGGTGAGATTCGCGTGTCGCACGAGCAAAACCTGATTCTCGCCAACGTGCAAAAACGCGATCTGTTCGCCTTGTGGGAAAAAGCCCGGGCCGTGGGTTTCGCCGCCCCGAACATCGGCTTGCTGACAGACATCATCGCTTGCCCTGGCGGCGATTTTTGCTCACTGGCCAACGCCAAATCGATCCCGATTGCGCTCGCGCTCCAGCAGCGTTTCAGCGATCTCGATTACGTTCATGACCTGGGTGACCTGTCGCTGAACATCTCCGGCTGCATCAACGCCTGCGGCCATCATCACGTCGGCAACATTGGCGTGTTAGGGGTCGATAAGGATGGCTCGGAGTGGTATCAGGTGACGCTCGGCGGCGAGCAGGGCAGTGGCGCGGAGGGCGCGCAACTGGGCCGGGTGATGGGTCCGTCGTTCTCCGCTGACGAAATGCCCGACGTGGTTTCCAGGGTGATTGATACGTTTGTCGCCCATCGTCAGGATGGCGAACGCTTTATCGACACCTATAACCGCATCGGCATGGCGCCCTTCAAGGAGCGCGTGTACGCCATGCGCCAGCCCGTACATGCCGCACATGCCTGA
- the waaC gene encoding lipopolysaccharide heptosyltransferase I: MNVQKILIVRVSSLGDVVHNMPVIADIRRKYPEAQIDWLVEENFVSLVQLVAGVHRALPVSLRRWRKRLLSPANWREVRAFRQALVAENYDLVIDCQGLIKTAWLARMARGQLVGLANRTEGAGFEWPVRFFYDRRVPIAPHTHVVERTRQLVAAALNEPPPQPTDLIDFGLNVPRAAEALAQAGLNLPVPYVVFVHATSRADKQWPEAAWIELGEALVQRGASLVLPWGSAAERATSERLAQALGAAAIVPPSLTLPAVVGLLDGAAATVGVDTGLVHIAAALKRPTVELYNFETAWRTGGYWSTNIVNLGTTGHPPTLQQVKSALAGFGLLSRST; this comes from the coding sequence GTGAACGTACAAAAAATTTTGATTGTCCGCGTGTCATCGCTGGGTGACGTCGTCCACAACATGCCGGTGATCGCCGACATTCGGCGCAAATATCCCGAGGCCCAGATCGACTGGCTCGTCGAAGAAAACTTCGTGAGCCTCGTGCAACTGGTGGCCGGGGTGCACCGGGCGCTGCCGGTTTCGCTGCGGCGCTGGCGCAAGCGGCTGCTGTCACCGGCCAACTGGCGCGAAGTGCGGGCGTTTCGCCAGGCGCTAGTGGCGGAAAACTACGATCTGGTGATCGATTGCCAAGGCCTGATTAAAACCGCGTGGCTGGCGCGCATGGCGCGTGGCCAACTGGTGGGGCTGGCGAACCGGACCGAAGGCGCAGGTTTCGAATGGCCCGTGCGTTTTTTTTATGACCGGCGTGTGCCGATCGCGCCGCATACGCATGTCGTCGAGCGCACGCGGCAACTGGTGGCGGCCGCGTTGAACGAGCCGCCGCCCCAGCCCACTGACCTCATTGATTTCGGCCTGAATGTGCCGCGCGCCGCAGAGGCGCTCGCGCAAGCCGGGCTGAATTTGCCGGTGCCGTATGTGGTGTTCGTGCATGCCACCTCACGTGCGGACAAGCAATGGCCCGAAGCCGCGTGGATCGAACTGGGCGAGGCGCTGGTACAGCGGGGCGCGTCGCTTGTGCTGCCGTGGGGCAGCGCCGCGGAGCGCGCAACCAGCGAGCGTCTCGCCCAGGCGCTCGGCGCGGCGGCGATCGTGCCGCCTTCCTTGACGCTGCCCGCGGTGGTGGGATTGCTTGATGGCGCAGCGGCCACGGTCGGCGTCGACACCGGGCTGGTTCATATCGCCGCAGCGCTTAAGCGGCCAACGGTCGAACTGTACAATTTCGAGACTGCGTGGCGCACCGGAGGCTACTGGTCGACCAATATCGTCAATCTCGGCACCACGGGGCACCCCCCCACGTTGCAACAGGTGAAGTCCGCACTAGCCGGTTTCGGCCTGCTCTCACGCAGCACGTAA
- a CDS encoding Kdo hydroxylase family protein has product MNQSQIIEVTSADWSGHDLALPRETLLESVERGKVLYFPHLRFAVEGGESALLDPALADPARKNISLEPNGGALHGVLGDAVQRSAVRALITRYQVNARSLVDGLFPEYSGALRVAPTSLRLHQVETRQTSWRKDDSRLHVDAFPSRPNYGERILRVFTNVNPQGMPRVWRVGEPFEDMARRFLPHIRPQLPGAAWLLKLLHVTKTRRSAYDHLMLKLHDSMKADQDYQKNSPQQTMPFPPGSVWICFSDQASHAVMSGQFMLEQTFFLPVRAMVQPECAPLGILQRLQGRALV; this is encoded by the coding sequence ATGAACCAATCCCAGATTATCGAAGTCACGTCCGCCGACTGGAGCGGGCACGACCTGGCATTGCCGCGCGAAACGCTGCTGGAGAGTGTCGAGCGCGGCAAGGTGCTGTATTTCCCGCATTTGCGTTTTGCTGTCGAAGGCGGTGAGTCCGCCTTGCTCGACCCCGCGCTGGCGGACCCGGCACGCAAGAACATCAGCCTGGAACCCAATGGAGGGGCGCTGCATGGTGTGCTGGGCGACGCCGTGCAGCGCTCGGCGGTGCGTGCGCTGATTACACGTTATCAGGTGAATGCGCGCTCGCTTGTCGACGGTCTTTTTCCGGAGTACAGCGGCGCCTTGCGCGTGGCACCCACCAGCCTGCGGCTGCATCAGGTTGAAACGCGCCAGACCTCATGGCGCAAGGACGATAGCCGTTTGCATGTCGATGCCTTTCCGTCGCGGCCCAATTACGGCGAACGTATCTTGCGCGTGTTCACCAACGTGAATCCGCAGGGCATGCCGCGCGTGTGGCGCGTTGGCGAGCCCTTTGAAGACATGGCGCGGCGCTTTTTGCCTCATATCCGGCCACAACTGCCTGGCGCGGCCTGGCTGCTCAAGCTGTTGCATGTGACGAAAACCCGACGCAGCGCGTATGACCATCTGATGCTGAAGCTGCACGACAGCATGAAAGCCGATCAGGATTATCAGAAAAACTCGCCGCAGCAGACGATGCCGTTTCCGCCTGGCAGTGTATGGATTTGCTTTTCGGATCAGGCATCGCACGCCGTGATGTCGGGCCAGTTCATGCTTGAGCAAACTTTTTTTCTGCCGGTGCGAGCGATGGTCCAGCCAGAATGCGCTCCGCTAGGCATTTTGCAACGGCTGCAGGGCCGGGCCCTGGTGTGA